Genomic window (Desulfobacterales bacterium):
TCACGGGCCTGCCTCTTTTTTTTCGGGCGCAACAAGCAGAAAAAAACCAAAAAAAAGGGTTTCAGCCATTTCCGGCTGAAACCCTTGTTATTTCTGGTAGCGGGGGCAGGATTTGAACCTGCGGCCTTCGGGTTATGAGCCCCTTACCTGATTTATTTTCTAACACTTAATTCTGTTTAATATTCTTTAATAGTGACAGTATAACCTTGACTTGAGCAGCGACCTTCGGGTATATGTTGTTTAACACAACATGGTCTTTTTCTAACTTTTCTAACCTTGGTGTTAGAAATAGGTTAGAAAAATTCTTAACCCGATATCCTAACCCGAGGGTCGAAATGGCAGCCAAAAAGTACAAAATTGATTCCAGAAGATGGCCGGGTGTTTATGGGTATGATTCCCTGACGCGGAAATATTTTGGAAAGCCTGATACCTGCTACTATATCGCCTACCGGGCTAACGGTCGGTTGATATGGGAAAAGGTCGGCTGGAAAAGTGAGGACTACAACCCGGCCATGGCCGCAGAAGTCCGGGCCAAAAGAACTAAATCAGCGCGGCATGGTGAGGAGGTCAAAACACAGAAAGAAATCCAGAAAGAAAAGTTACTCCGTAACCGGACCATTGGAGAGATCAAGGAAGTATATTTCTCAAGTGAACGCGGTAAAAATCTGAAGGGCCGCAAAACAGACCTGAACCGGTACGAAAAGCACCTTGAAAATCTCTTCGACAAAAGGGGAGTTGCTTCTCTCTCTCCATTCGATATTGACCGCCTCAAAAGGTCAATGAAGGAACACGCCCCCGCCACCGTCGCAAACGCCTGTGAATTGCTGCGACGGATCATAAATTTCGGGGTCAAGCGCAATCTTTGCCCCCGCCTTTCCTTTGTTATAGAACTTCCGCAAAAGAACAACGCTGTCATTGAATATTTGAACCCTGAAGAGGCGGCAAGGCTTCTTGATGTTCTCGATAATTGGCCGGATCAAGACCCCGCCAGGATGCTTAAACTTGCATGGTTGACAGGTATGCGGCGCGGCGAGATTTTCAAACTTGAAGACCGGGACTGTGATTTTCAGAAACAAATAATCACCCTTCGTGACCCGAAAGGAAAACGGACGGAAACCATACCGCTTTCTGGGCCAGTTGAAGTCCTGCTGAAAGAACAAATGAAGGCCAGGGACAAGCGCTTCCCTGGATCGCCTTTCCTGTTCCCTGGGCTGCACGGCAAGCAAAGAAAAGAATGTACCGCCGTTGACAGAATTAAAACCGAGGCTGCTTTGCCAAAAAAATTCCGGATATTTCACGGGCTCCGCCACCATTACGCCGTGACCCTTGCCAGTTCCGGTGAATTCACCCTTGACATGATCGGATCGTTATTGACCCACAAGAGTTATGAAATGACAAAGAGGTATGCGGCCTTCCTTCCTGATGCAAAGAAAAAGGCTGCTGACCAGGCCGCTTCTCTTTTGGAAAGTCACAGGAGGGCCGGGGAAGAAGAAAATTCAAAGAAAAAATTAGCGGGGTCGGGGGCGCAGCTATGAATGACCTTGATGAAAAAATCAGAAAAATTCGTGAAGCTATGAATCCTCCTGAAATAAAGAAACTGGTGCCATCTCTTGATTTACGGGAATGTTCTCTTCTTTTCCAAGAAACCGGAAATCCAGTCTATGTGTGGAAGGGTTACAAGATATGCAGAGAGTTTGAATTTGAGTTTCCACCGTGGCTTTTGGTGTATTTCGATGAGGTCGCAGACAACATATTATCAATCGAATTTGACGGACAGAAACGCCTCGCGTCTTTACTGCAAGACGCCTTACTGATGAATAGAGGAAAAGGAGCCAGCAACATTATTGATCAACCTAAAGAAATTGATCATCGCTTAAAAGCCTATCTAAAGGTCAATGAATTGAAAGAACGGCGGCAGAATGGGGAAATGATCAAAGGGAGTGTTTATTCGATCGTAGGCTCTAAACTCAACAAGTCACCTGAGTGGGTGAAAAAATATTATCAAAAAATTAAAAAGATTGCTGATAAGCCTATCTGATTACGGGTACTGATATGTGACATTTAAGTACTTTGATATAAGCCATATAACGCGCTTTAGTACCCCTGAAAGTTCCTGTTTA
Coding sequences:
- a CDS encoding site-specific integrase, giving the protein MAAKKYKIDSRRWPGVYGYDSLTRKYFGKPDTCYYIAYRANGRLIWEKVGWKSEDYNPAMAAEVRAKRTKSARHGEEVKTQKEIQKEKLLRNRTIGEIKEVYFSSERGKNLKGRKTDLNRYEKHLENLFDKRGVASLSPFDIDRLKRSMKEHAPATVANACELLRRIINFGVKRNLCPRLSFVIELPQKNNAVIEYLNPEEAARLLDVLDNWPDQDPARMLKLAWLTGMRRGEIFKLEDRDCDFQKQIITLRDPKGKRTETIPLSGPVEVLLKEQMKARDKRFPGSPFLFPGLHGKQRKECTAVDRIKTEAALPKKFRIFHGLRHHYAVTLASSGEFTLDMIGSLLTHKSYEMTKRYAAFLPDAKKKAADQAASLLESHRRAGEEENSKKKLAGSGAQL